From a region of the Procambarus clarkii isolate CNS0578487 chromosome 2, FALCON_Pclarkii_2.0, whole genome shotgun sequence genome:
- the LOC138366642 gene encoding uncharacterized protein, whose translation MKVEDPDNFFMHDIQTPVNITDINTSVADYEREIENIPMHSSPAPDSWNSIFIKKCKVPVAQALSIVWRKSLDTAEIPDALKSADPVHTGGSKELAKNYRPVALTFHIIKIFERVIRSQVASFMGTNDLHNPR comes from the coding sequence atgaaagtggaagatccggacaacttctttatgcatgatatccaaacccctgtaaatattactgatatcaacacgagcgtggcagattatgaaagagaaattgaaaacattccCATGCACTCATCTCCggctccagattcatggaattcaatatttataaagaaatgcaaggtgccagtagcacaggcactcagtatagtgtggaggaagagcttggacacggcggagataccagatgcacttaaatcagcagaccCTGTACACACGGGAGGGAGCAAagaattggcaaagaattatagaccagttgcactaacgttccacataataaaaatatttgagagagtgatcaggagtcaggtcgccAGTTTCATggggaccaatgaccttcacaacccacgataa